A region from the Phycisphaerales bacterium genome encodes:
- the sucD gene encoding succinate--CoA ligase subunit alpha — translation MPVLVHANTRVICQGITGSFGASHTKGCFNYGTKMVGGVTPGKGGTKDDNGLPIFDTVEKAVKETGADATMIFVPPGFAADAILEAASAGIKVVCAITEGIPVQDMVRVRAIIDEMNGGRGDDGFPPSSRVFLIGPNCPGVITPGPKSGNATSGSDPYTNAGCKIGIMPGYIHTHISQAKRGKSIGIVSRSGTLTYEAVWQTSQRGLAQSTCIGIGGDPVRGLNHIDSIRLFEQDPDTHAILMIGEIGGSDEIDAANYIKANVKKPVAAFIAGKTAPPGRRMGHAGAIIGGADDTADAKIKALQAAGVTVAQSPADMGDAIMRAMTLA, via the coding sequence ATGCCAGTCCTCGTCCACGCCAACACTCGCGTCATCTGTCAGGGAATCACCGGCTCCTTCGGAGCCAGCCACACCAAAGGGTGCTTCAACTACGGCACGAAAATGGTCGGCGGCGTCACGCCGGGCAAAGGCGGCACCAAGGACGACAACGGCCTCCCCATCTTCGACACCGTTGAGAAGGCCGTCAAAGAAACCGGCGCCGACGCCACCATGATCTTCGTCCCCCCGGGCTTCGCCGCCGACGCCATTCTCGAGGCCGCCAGCGCCGGCATCAAGGTCGTCTGCGCCATCACCGAGGGCATCCCCGTCCAGGACATGGTCCGCGTCCGAGCCATCATCGACGAGATGAACGGCGGCCGAGGCGACGACGGGTTCCCGCCCTCCTCCAGGGTCTTCCTCATCGGGCCCAACTGCCCAGGCGTCATCACCCCGGGCCCCAAGTCCGGCAACGCCACCAGCGGCAGCGACCCCTACACCAACGCCGGCTGCAAAATCGGCATCATGCCCGGCTACATCCACACCCACATCAGCCAGGCCAAACGCGGCAAGTCCATCGGCATCGTCAGCCGCTCCGGCACCCTCACCTATGAGGCCGTCTGGCAGACCAGCCAGCGAGGCCTCGCCCAATCCACCTGCATCGGCATCGGAGGCGACCCCGTCCGAGGCCTCAACCACATCGACTCCATCCGCCTCTTCGAGCAAGACCCCGACACCCACGCCATCCTCATGATCGGCGAGATCGGCGGGAGCGACGAGATCGACGCCGCCAACTACATCAAGGCCAACGTGAAGAAACCCGTCGCCGCCTTCATCGCCGGCAAGACCGCCCCCCCGGGCCGCCGCATGGGCCACGCCGGCGCGATCATCGGTGGCGCCGACGACACCGCCGACGCCAAGATAAAGGCCCTCCAGGCCGCCGGCGTCACCGTCGCCCAAAGCCCCGCCGACATGGGCGACGCGATCATGCGAGCCATGACACTCGCGTAA